In Novipirellula galeiformis, one DNA window encodes the following:
- a CDS encoding PAS domain-containing protein, with protein MSERETEASDILLRFFYEREFEHANDAVVVLQISSPLNVVAANRSACELLEWPSHYRTSAFAEEILAITGLDSDVNHWTRSAQDELSPVPSAPKQIELGSVQWTPFQNGRDLFAMIVIKPNLIAVATEGASRLASDASLAQATNSMAVAHWIKTFIHEICQPLHVNQSMADIIELEAEKNLLDATSLQPRLERMQSAGKQLRECLSNFRKQIHLIEPEFTGLNIHKLLHRTAASFPHSSQSQLRLAIDLAEPFGEIHGNEALLENAILTSLELLRAATVRDPSPQPSPATMNVTVHDEQIQIELMTEATTTLAFIEEPLLEQPHPRLLPAAKWSVCDSIVQLHHGELRRVTVNQSDRIQIQLPVATTKTLTPNSRVSLHRAW; from the coding sequence GTGTCCGAGCGCGAAACCGAAGCTTCCGATATCCTCCTTCGATTCTTTTATGAACGTGAGTTCGAACACGCTAACGATGCGGTGGTCGTCTTACAAATCAGCTCGCCGCTAAACGTGGTTGCTGCGAACCGCAGTGCCTGCGAACTCCTCGAGTGGCCTTCGCATTATCGCACCTCCGCGTTTGCTGAAGAGATTCTCGCGATCACGGGACTCGACTCGGATGTCAACCATTGGACGCGGTCCGCGCAAGACGAACTGAGCCCGGTCCCCAGTGCCCCCAAACAAATTGAGCTTGGGTCGGTTCAATGGACTCCGTTTCAAAACGGTCGCGATTTATTCGCGATGATTGTCATCAAGCCAAACCTCATTGCGGTGGCGACCGAGGGTGCATCCCGACTCGCTTCGGATGCCTCGTTGGCCCAAGCGACCAACTCGATGGCCGTGGCCCATTGGATTAAGACCTTTATTCATGAGATCTGCCAACCGCTTCATGTAAACCAATCCATGGCAGACATCATTGAACTCGAAGCGGAGAAAAACCTGCTCGACGCGACGTCTCTCCAACCGCGACTCGAGCGCATGCAATCCGCCGGGAAACAACTTCGCGAGTGTCTATCCAATTTCCGAAAACAAATTCACTTAATCGAACCCGAGTTCACTGGCCTCAACATCCACAAACTTTTGCATCGCACCGCAGCGAGCTTTCCTCATTCGAGCCAAAGTCAACTTCGTCTTGCGATCGATCTAGCGGAACCTTTTGGTGAGATCCACGGCAACGAAGCGTTACTTGAGAACGCGATCCTAACCAGCCTTGAGTTATTGCGTGCGGCGACGGTCCGCGATCCATCCCCTCAGCCGTCCCCGGCCACAATGAACGTAACCGTGCACGACGAACAAATCCAGATTGAGCTGATGACCGAGGCGACAACCACGTTGGCGTTCATCGAAGAACCGTTGCTAGAGCAACCTCATCCGCGACTCCTGCCTGCTGCGAAATGGAGTGTGTGCGATTCGATCGTTCAACTGCATCACGGTGAACTTCGCCGTGTCACCGTCAATCAATCCGATCGGATCCAAATTCAATTGCCCGTCGCTACAACAAAAACGCTGACGCCGAACTCGCGCGTCTCATTGCACCGAGCATGGTAG
- a CDS encoding response regulator transcription factor — protein MQLPTIHVVDDDKECRQVVVELANSMNLPVASYESAEEFISKYNGQRPACVVTDKKMPGMNGVELIELLREMSITIPIVMVTGFADVPSTVRAIRGGAITLIEKPCGRAELRKGIEEAVRLEQENLRKDTQLDDAKRLVATLDEKELDVAKLLVEGLANKVIASRLDCGLRTIEKRRSSILKKLNVQSVAELVQIWVLAHPN, from the coding sequence ATGCAACTGCCTACGATTCATGTTGTCGATGATGACAAGGAATGTCGCCAAGTGGTTGTGGAATTAGCGAATTCGATGAACTTGCCCGTCGCGTCATACGAGTCGGCTGAAGAATTCATTTCAAAGTACAACGGCCAACGTCCTGCGTGCGTGGTGACGGACAAAAAGATGCCCGGCATGAATGGCGTGGAATTGATTGAGCTATTGCGTGAAATGTCGATCACGATTCCCATTGTGATGGTCACAGGTTTTGCCGACGTGCCATCGACGGTACGAGCGATTCGCGGTGGAGCGATCACGTTGATCGAGAAACCGTGTGGTCGGGCAGAATTGCGCAAGGGGATTGAAGAAGCGGTTCGGTTGGAGCAAGAGAATCTCCGCAAGGACACGCAGCTTGACGATGCAAAGCGATTGGTGGCGACGTTGGACGAAAAAGAGTTGGATGTCGCAAAGTTGCTTGTCGAAGGGTTGGCCAATAAGGTCATCGCCTCGCGATTGGATTGTGGACTGCGCACGATTGAAAAACGACGCTCGTCGATCTTGAAGAAGTTGAATGTCCAATCGGTAGCTGAGTTGGTCCAGATCTGGGTGCTCGCGCATCCAAACTAA
- a CDS encoding sialate O-acetylesterase, which translates to MRFRFLSLLALMLVASSASAELKMSSIFGDSMVLQRDQPIHVWGWTVAGQEVSAELAGHSASTKADASGRFDLSIDALPAGGPHEMTISADQSKTFRDVLIGEVWVCSGQSNMGMAVASSNDADLESLAANYPNIRLISVPQVGVQEPQKDFNGQWTACTPESVRNFSAVGYFFGRQLNQTLDIPIGLIDNAWGGSAAEAWIERKVLEEDGNYAELLGRWDYLAANHNHEAAVAKWKELHAEWAKEKKGNAPRAPRNPLTGNQRPANIYNGVLKPTIGYTIRGAIWYQGESNAGRAYQYRDLFPLMIQSWRDEWKQGDFPFYWVQLADYKNEVDAPVDSEWAELREAQTMTMSRLPNTGEAVILNLGEANDIHPKNKQGVGTRLARWALAKDYGYKIAHQSPTYRGTPEGMQVKGDRVTLKFDHVGGGLDTFDVNNAIGFSIAGADQKFVFAKAKIVDKETIEVWADGIENPVSVRYAWANNPVCNVQSAEGLALTPFRTDDWKGKTEGVVK; encoded by the coding sequence ATGCGTTTTCGTTTCCTTTCACTACTGGCGTTAATGTTGGTCGCGTCGTCGGCCAGCGCTGAGCTGAAGATGTCTTCGATCTTTGGTGATTCGATGGTGCTTCAGCGTGATCAGCCAATCCACGTATGGGGATGGACCGTCGCTGGACAAGAGGTTTCGGCTGAATTGGCTGGGCATTCCGCATCGACAAAGGCGGATGCGTCGGGACGATTCGATCTTAGCATTGATGCCTTGCCGGCCGGGGGACCGCATGAAATGACGATCTCGGCGGATCAATCAAAAACGTTTCGCGATGTGTTGATTGGCGAAGTCTGGGTTTGCTCGGGACAATCCAACATGGGGATGGCGGTTGCGAGTTCCAACGATGCGGACCTCGAATCACTCGCCGCCAACTATCCGAACATCCGTTTGATTTCAGTGCCGCAAGTCGGGGTCCAGGAACCACAAAAGGATTTCAATGGCCAATGGACGGCGTGTACCCCGGAATCGGTCAGAAATTTTTCGGCGGTGGGTTACTTCTTTGGACGTCAACTCAATCAAACGCTCGACATTCCCATCGGCTTGATCGACAACGCGTGGGGCGGTTCGGCGGCGGAAGCGTGGATCGAACGTAAGGTGTTAGAGGAAGACGGAAACTACGCCGAATTGCTTGGCAGATGGGACTATCTCGCGGCGAACCATAACCACGAAGCCGCAGTGGCTAAGTGGAAGGAGCTTCACGCGGAATGGGCAAAAGAAAAGAAAGGCAACGCTCCGCGAGCACCCCGAAACCCGCTTACCGGTAATCAACGCCCCGCGAATATTTATAACGGCGTGCTCAAGCCAACGATCGGCTACACAATCCGAGGGGCGATTTGGTACCAAGGGGAATCCAACGCAGGCCGTGCGTACCAGTATCGTGACCTGTTTCCGCTGATGATTCAAAGCTGGCGTGATGAATGGAAGCAGGGCGATTTTCCATTCTATTGGGTTCAGCTTGCGGATTACAAAAACGAAGTCGATGCCCCCGTCGATAGCGAATGGGCGGAACTACGTGAAGCACAAACGATGACCATGTCGCGTTTGCCAAACACCGGCGAAGCGGTGATCTTGAATCTCGGCGAAGCGAACGACATTCATCCCAAGAACAAACAAGGCGTGGGGACTCGGTTGGCGCGATGGGCTTTGGCCAAAGACTACGGCTACAAAATCGCCCACCAAAGTCCGACTTATCGAGGCACGCCCGAAGGGATGCAGGTCAAGGGCGACCGCGTGACGCTAAAGTTTGATCATGTGGGTGGCGGGCTGGATACGTTTGACGTCAACAATGCAATCGGTTTTAGCATTGCCGGTGCCGACCAAAAGTTCGTCTTCGCCAAGGCCAAGATCGTTGATAAAGAAACGATCGAGGTGTGGGCCGACGGAATTGAGAATCCCGTTTCGGTTCGCTATGCCTGGGCCAACAACCCGGTCTGTAACGTGCAAAGCGCCGAAGGGTTGGCGTTAACGCCGTTTCGCACCGACGATTGGAAAGGCAAAACCGAAGGCGTCGTGAAATAA
- the bioB gene encoding biotin synthase BioB, translating to MTASPEATTTPSETQINADRYQKLAESVLAGEPISRQDALSILTAPDVDVLPILAAGYQIRHRYFGRSVQLYFLMNAKSGLCPEDCHYCSQSKISTAPIPKYNILKRDDLMKAAEIAANQGAKTYCLVISARGPNEREMSAVETIVPEIKEKYGLDICACLGLLNREQADRLKACGVDRVNHNLNTSEEHYADICTTHTYADRVQTLRNVRDAGMEMCSGGIIGMGESPEDVVSMAFDLRDLGVHSIPLNFLNAIEGTPLQGNMDLNANQCLKALAMFRFVNPDRELRISGGRELHLRSLQPMGLYVANSMFVGDYLTTKGQAPQADYDMITDLGFEVTQNVEPATS from the coding sequence ATGACGGCCAGTCCCGAAGCGACCACCACGCCATCCGAAACGCAAATCAATGCAGATCGCTACCAAAAACTGGCAGAAAGCGTCCTCGCGGGCGAGCCAATTTCTCGCCAAGACGCTCTCTCCATCTTAACCGCCCCGGACGTCGACGTTCTGCCGATTCTGGCAGCAGGCTATCAAATACGTCACCGCTACTTCGGTCGCTCGGTTCAATTGTACTTTTTGATGAACGCCAAAAGCGGTCTTTGCCCCGAGGATTGCCACTATTGCAGCCAATCGAAGATCTCCACAGCCCCGATCCCCAAATACAACATCCTGAAGCGGGACGATTTGATGAAGGCCGCCGAAATTGCGGCCAACCAAGGTGCGAAGACCTATTGCCTTGTCATCTCGGCACGCGGACCGAACGAACGTGAAATGTCGGCCGTCGAAACGATCGTGCCTGAAATCAAGGAAAAGTACGGACTCGATATCTGTGCCTGCCTGGGACTGCTCAACCGCGAGCAAGCCGACCGCTTGAAGGCGTGCGGTGTCGATCGAGTCAACCATAACTTGAACACCAGCGAAGAACATTACGCCGATATCTGTACCACCCATACCTACGCCGACCGTGTCCAAACGCTCCGCAACGTTCGCGATGCAGGCATGGAAATGTGTAGCGGCGGGATTATCGGAATGGGAGAATCCCCCGAGGACGTCGTCTCGATGGCGTTTGATCTTCGCGACCTTGGGGTCCACTCGATCCCGCTCAACTTCCTCAACGCAATCGAAGGCACCCCGCTGCAAGGCAACATGGATCTGAATGCGAACCAGTGCTTAAAAGCCCTGGCGATGTTCCGGTTTGTGAACCCCGACCGTGAATTGCGAATTTCGGGCGGCCGCGAATTGCACCTTCGGTCGCTTCAACCAATGGGGTTGTACGTCGCCAACAGCATGTTTGTCGGCGACTACCTCACGACCAAGGGGCAAGCCCCGCAAGCCGATTACGACATGATCACGGACCTCGGCTTCGAAGTCACTCAGAACGTCGAGCCAGCAACCTCGTAA